One window from the genome of Sandaracinaceae bacterium encodes:
- a CDS encoding DUF58 domain-containing protein: MLPIPTRTAWAASLGVALLVALGTLTVSWPVVVLGGAAATGIALCLAMTMPLGRRVRRHRLEFAWWLAHAEPGSGGGAVVPGKPFDVRCFLRHRGSMRMMLGRLEPLAPGGARRVDEDGDVLALGPNARTEFTFRVVAPAAGRVVLHGLAVTLPGPLGLFEVPLYFPNPLVIKVLPRAALRTRSAPRTITGLPVERSGASLLSPAGSGTELRELRELRPGDPYKSIAWKASARRGRLMVREVEQEVQETRYVIVDVSGTMRGGEPGRRKLDFAVEAAAAEARRTLDAGDRIGLITVDGRILTHVAPNDGRPQLLRIFEALLDATEAVDEDLTDVDDAEVTAIVGRYVRQQDGVDFSRDDGRGWNMALLVRHVEGALQDAEDHAKVRAGSKAGSLFRRFCRVRGIPLPYRPDPRDGAKGPGLADALRAAGGTSRTPMSVVLLSDLDAVGSLEPLVKASKLLRMHGHALSLIVPDASTFVDVPESPLERDVFSVYRRSEARRWREAKAALAPLGCAVVRATGEDRPGILIVQAQRATRRRAA, from the coding sequence ATGCTGCCCATCCCCACACGCACGGCGTGGGCCGCGAGCCTGGGCGTCGCGCTCCTCGTCGCGCTCGGCACGCTGACGGTCAGCTGGCCGGTCGTCGTGCTCGGCGGCGCGGCGGCGACTGGGATCGCGCTCTGCCTCGCGATGACGATGCCCCTCGGCCGCCGCGTGCGCCGGCATCGGCTGGAGTTCGCGTGGTGGCTCGCGCACGCCGAGCCGGGCTCCGGCGGCGGCGCGGTCGTCCCCGGCAAGCCCTTCGACGTGCGCTGCTTCCTCCGGCACCGGGGCTCGATGCGCATGATGCTCGGCCGGCTCGAGCCGCTCGCCCCCGGCGGCGCGCGCCGCGTGGACGAGGACGGCGATGTGCTGGCCCTCGGCCCGAACGCGCGCACGGAGTTCACCTTCCGCGTGGTCGCGCCCGCGGCGGGGCGGGTGGTGCTGCACGGGCTCGCGGTGACGCTGCCCGGCCCGCTCGGGCTCTTCGAGGTGCCGCTCTATTTTCCGAACCCGCTCGTCATCAAGGTGCTGCCCCGCGCCGCGCTCCGGACGCGCAGCGCGCCGCGCACGATCACCGGGCTGCCCGTGGAGCGCAGCGGCGCGAGCCTGCTCAGCCCGGCCGGCAGCGGCACGGAGCTGCGGGAGCTGCGGGAGCTGCGGCCAGGCGACCCCTACAAGTCCATCGCGTGGAAGGCGAGCGCGCGGCGCGGCCGCCTGATGGTGCGCGAGGTCGAGCAGGAGGTGCAGGAGACACGCTACGTGATCGTCGACGTCAGCGGCACGATGCGGGGCGGAGAGCCGGGGCGGCGCAAGCTCGACTTCGCGGTGGAGGCCGCCGCGGCCGAGGCCCGTCGAACGCTGGACGCGGGCGATCGGATCGGGCTCATCACGGTGGACGGGCGGATCCTGACCCACGTCGCGCCCAACGACGGTCGCCCGCAGCTGCTCCGGATCTTCGAGGCGCTCCTGGACGCGACCGAGGCGGTGGACGAGGACCTGACCGACGTCGACGACGCGGAGGTCACCGCCATCGTCGGCCGGTACGTGCGGCAGCAGGACGGCGTCGACTTCTCCCGCGACGACGGGCGCGGCTGGAACATGGCGCTGCTCGTGCGGCACGTCGAAGGCGCGCTCCAGGATGCCGAGGACCACGCCAAGGTGCGCGCGGGGAGCAAGGCGGGCTCGCTCTTTCGACGCTTCTGCCGGGTGCGCGGCATCCCCCTCCCCTATCGGCCCGATCCGCGCGACGGCGCCAAGGGGCCGGGGCTCGCGGACGCGCTCCGCGCCGCGGGCGGGACCAGCCGCACCCCGATGAGCGTGGTGCTCCTCAGCGATCTCGACGCGGTCGGCAGCCTCGAGCCGCTGGTCAAGGCCTCGAAGCTGCTCCGCATGCACGGCCACGCGCTCTCGCTGATCGTCCCGGACGCCTCGACCTTCGTCGACGTACCGGAGTCCCCGCTCGAGCGCGACGTCTTCAGCGTCTACCGCCGCTCCGAGGCACGCCGATGGCGCGAGGCCAAGGCGGCGCTGGCCCCGCTCGGCTGCGCGGTCGTGCGCGCGACGGGAGAAGACCGCCCCGGGATCCTGATCGTGCAGGCGCAGCGCGCGACGCGGCGGCGCGCGGCGTGA
- the rsmA gene encoding 16S rRNA (adenine(1518)-N(6)/adenine(1519)-N(6))-dimethyltransferase RsmA, translating to MSVPDWEDPRRVLGRYGLAPKKKFSQSFLVSRHAVDAIARALAPRPDEQTVELGPGLGTLTGALLREGARVLAIDADPQMLEVLQQELGHVEQLSLMHGDAANVDLAGLAAAHGPVALAGNLPYAITGAILSNLCAHRHALSRAVIMVQKEVRDRLLADPGSKTYGALTVFVQAGFRVEPVVKVPSGAFHPPPKVDSAVVKLTPLDPPRAEETDDFRAVVRAAFQQRRKTLRNSLKKLGIEADMFAHAGIDPTRRPETLSVEELAALTLAWSAARG from the coding sequence GTGAGCGTGCCGGACTGGGAGGACCCGCGCCGGGTCCTCGGACGCTACGGGCTCGCCCCGAAGAAGAAGTTCAGCCAGAGCTTCCTCGTGTCGCGGCACGCGGTGGACGCCATCGCGCGCGCGCTCGCGCCCCGCCCGGACGAGCAGACGGTGGAGCTCGGGCCGGGGCTCGGCACGCTGACCGGGGCGCTGCTCCGCGAGGGCGCGCGCGTGCTCGCGATCGACGCCGACCCGCAGATGCTGGAGGTCCTGCAGCAGGAGCTGGGCCACGTGGAGCAGCTGAGTCTGATGCACGGCGACGCGGCCAACGTCGACCTCGCCGGCCTCGCCGCCGCGCACGGCCCCGTCGCGCTGGCCGGCAACCTGCCTTACGCGATCACCGGCGCGATCCTCTCCAACCTCTGCGCGCATCGTCACGCGCTGAGCCGCGCCGTGATCATGGTCCAGAAGGAGGTCCGCGATCGGCTCCTCGCGGACCCGGGCAGCAAGACCTACGGCGCGCTGACCGTCTTCGTGCAGGCCGGCTTCCGCGTCGAGCCCGTCGTCAAGGTCCCCTCCGGCGCGTTCCACCCGCCCCCCAAGGTCGACAGCGCGGTCGTGAAGCTGACGCCGCTCGACCCGCCGCGGGCGGAGGAGACCGACGACTTCCGCGCCGTCGTGCGCGCCGCGTTCCAGCAGCGGCGCAAGACGCTCCGCAACTCGCTCAAGAAGCTCGGCATCGAGGCGGACATGTTCGCGCACGCGGGGATCGATCCGACGCGCCGCCCCGAGACGCTGAGCGTGGAGGAGCTGGCCGCGCTGACCCTGGCGTGGAGCGCCGCGCGCGGCTGA
- a CDS encoding PQQ-binding-like beta-propeller repeat protein yields the protein MSARIVMCAAIAALAVGCGGGADAFRPTFPDNRSDALREIAARLAQAPAAQDRPVAVGLTEESLYAYDLEAGTLLWEERVGEPQSAPHVAGDVVILHEGGRIVGRRVSDGRRTFEVDDTHLSLIGAAGEGDLAAFVLSTTGGVGAASRVYVARGGSITAHADAEVAVGAPAVRGDLVIVPWGSQNVSFLDGDTGTEVARMRSLAGVVSHATVQDGQLYFGQAGVGRLTPTSASGAAEEVGWTQPETSALPGGPPLWRSAYDPPAGARSAEHRIRVSFSPRGDAGPVSFSDDTVYLSFYRLIFGLAPSDLSPRFAYQHPSDVVGALAVDGGVIVADATGGVTLVGSDGQPRWTTDSGKAPSVVALRLGAFRPQGSAEGQAPLLAEQLLSVAQSTDARLVPGRAFAVSAMAGLEDEAVTGHLIVLCDDRSMPAPIWQAGCAALARRRTGGAAVLTALRRHASFLEDTVAPAVGPLATVAARLELREAVPLLVGHLSDPGTRADDLPALAEALAAFGDQSAAGPLRDFLWLYHAEADEALTPGLVAVARALVQLAGPAGRDDVQEVLDAPFTAPPVRAPLSQVVQAAEAAEGAEAEDAGAEDAAAESGSEG from the coding sequence ATGAGCGCTCGCATCGTGATGTGCGCGGCCATCGCCGCTCTCGCGGTCGGCTGCGGCGGCGGCGCGGACGCCTTCCGGCCGACCTTCCCGGACAACCGGAGCGACGCCCTGCGCGAGATCGCGGCGCGCCTCGCCCAGGCCCCGGCCGCGCAGGACCGCCCCGTCGCGGTGGGGCTCACCGAGGAGAGCCTCTACGCGTACGACCTCGAGGCCGGGACGCTGCTCTGGGAGGAGCGCGTCGGCGAGCCCCAGTCCGCTCCGCACGTGGCGGGCGACGTGGTGATCCTGCACGAGGGTGGGCGCATCGTCGGCCGGCGGGTGAGCGACGGACGGCGCACCTTCGAGGTGGACGACACCCACCTCTCTCTCATCGGCGCGGCGGGCGAGGGCGACCTCGCGGCCTTCGTGCTCTCGACCACGGGCGGCGTCGGCGCGGCCTCGCGGGTCTATGTCGCGCGCGGCGGCTCCATCACGGCGCACGCCGACGCGGAGGTCGCGGTCGGCGCCCCCGCGGTACGAGGAGACCTGGTCATCGTCCCGTGGGGCAGCCAGAACGTCTCGTTCCTCGACGGCGACACGGGGACCGAGGTCGCCCGCATGCGCTCCCTCGCCGGCGTGGTCAGCCACGCGACGGTGCAGGACGGACAGCTCTACTTCGGGCAGGCCGGCGTCGGCCGCCTGACGCCGACGAGCGCGAGCGGCGCGGCCGAGGAGGTGGGCTGGACGCAGCCCGAGACGAGCGCGCTGCCGGGCGGCCCGCCGCTCTGGCGGAGCGCGTACGATCCGCCCGCCGGGGCGCGGAGCGCGGAGCACAGGATCCGCGTCTCCTTCTCGCCCCGCGGCGACGCTGGGCCGGTCTCGTTCAGCGACGACACGGTCTATCTCAGCTTCTATCGCCTGATCTTCGGGCTCGCTCCCTCGGACCTGAGCCCGCGCTTCGCGTACCAGCACCCGAGCGACGTGGTGGGCGCGCTGGCCGTGGACGGCGGCGTCATCGTCGCGGACGCGACCGGGGGCGTCACCCTCGTCGGCAGCGATGGCCAGCCCCGCTGGACCACCGACAGCGGCAAGGCGCCCTCCGTGGTCGCGCTCCGGCTCGGCGCCTTCCGCCCGCAGGGGAGCGCGGAGGGACAGGCGCCGCTCCTCGCCGAGCAGCTCCTCTCCGTGGCGCAGAGCACCGACGCGCGGCTCGTGCCCGGGCGCGCCTTCGCGGTCAGCGCGATGGCGGGGCTCGAAGACGAGGCGGTCACGGGGCACCTGATCGTGCTCTGTGACGACCGCTCGATGCCCGCGCCGATCTGGCAGGCGGGCTGCGCCGCGCTGGCCCGTCGCAGGACGGGAGGGGCCGCGGTCCTCACCGCGCTCCGCCGTCACGCGTCGTTCCTCGAGGACACGGTCGCGCCCGCGGTCGGACCGCTCGCGACCGTCGCGGCGCGGCTCGAGCTGCGCGAGGCGGTGCCGCTGCTCGTGGGCCACCTGTCCGACCCCGGCACGCGCGCCGACGACCTGCCCGCGCTCGCGGAGGCGCTGGCCGCCTTCGGCGATCAGAGCGCGGCGGGGCCGCTGCGCGACTTCCTGTGGCTCTATCACGCCGAGGCCGACGAGGCGCTCACGCCCGGGCTGGTCGCGGTGGCGCGCGCGCTCGTGCAGCTCGCCGGGCCCGCGGGCCGCGACGACGTGCAGGAGGTCCTCGACGCGCCCTTCACGGCGCCCCCGGTCCGGGCGCCTCTGTCGCAGGTCGTCCAGGCGGCCGAGGCCGCGGAGGGCGCCGAGGCGGAGGACGCAGGGGCGGAGGACGCAGCGGCCGAGAGCGGATCGGAGGGGTAG
- a CDS encoding HEAT repeat domain-containing protein, whose product MHWKMAAATLAAFMLLFCASRAEAQRGRRGNPELDAAVELLGAEDRDQVRSGLEALGLMGDPGAVAPIAARIRRGLPADLLDIAVDTLTILGRAEAGPILVELVRHRRPGIRLKAVQGIVATRPRGAARVLTGALSDTDETVRAAAAEGLGTLGAREGIDDLFHALDRRVPNAAMAIGQLARPADVDRFLGYLGQLPFDQVTPALSEMLHRDDLAERAKLAIVHRLTELATPEVRTFLEDFVNGLDIDDRSQVRRAAEDAIPRIGQ is encoded by the coding sequence ATGCACTGGAAGATGGCGGCCGCGACGTTGGCCGCGTTCATGCTGCTCTTTTGCGCGAGCCGAGCGGAGGCGCAGCGAGGACGTCGCGGCAACCCCGAGCTGGACGCCGCGGTGGAGCTGCTGGGCGCGGAGGATCGCGATCAGGTGCGCTCGGGCCTCGAGGCGCTCGGTCTCATGGGCGATCCGGGCGCGGTCGCGCCGATCGCTGCGCGGATCCGCCGGGGGCTGCCCGCCGACCTGCTCGACATCGCGGTCGACACCTTGACCATCCTCGGCCGCGCCGAGGCGGGGCCGATCCTGGTGGAGCTGGTGCGTCACCGTCGCCCCGGCATCCGGCTCAAGGCCGTGCAGGGCATCGTCGCGACGCGCCCGCGGGGCGCCGCCCGGGTGCTCACCGGCGCCCTCTCGGACACCGACGAGACCGTGCGGGCCGCGGCGGCGGAGGGGCTCGGCACCCTCGGGGCGCGGGAGGGGATCGACGATCTCTTCCACGCGCTCGACCGCCGGGTCCCGAACGCGGCGATGGCGATCGGCCAGCTCGCGCGGCCGGCCGACGTCGATCGGTTCCTCGGCTACCTCGGGCAGCTCCCCTTCGACCAGGTCACCCCGGCGCTGAGCGAGATGCTGCACCGCGACGACCTCGCGGAGCGGGCCAAGCTGGCCATCGTGCACCGCCTCACGGAGCTCGCCACGCCCGAGGTCCGGACCTTCCTGGAAGACTTCGTCAACGGCCTCGACATCGACGACCGCTCGCAGGTGCGGCGCGCGGCCGAGGACGCCATCCCGAGGATCGGACAATGA
- a CDS encoding 6-phosphofructo-2-kinase/fructose-2,6-bisphosphatase: MSLLDGRRDPARLALVMVGLPARGKTHMARRLARYLRWLGVSTRVFNVGNYRRERLGSHQSHDFFDPDNPEGREARREMAMAALEDMLAWFASGGEVGLYDATNTTAGRRRLVAERLRAHGLDVVFVESVCEDEAVIASNIRQTKLRMPDYAGVSEDEAVADFRARIAHYERVYEPVDESEGSYVRVVDVGRKVVAHRVQGYLPSRLVHFLMNLHVAPRSIWLTRHGESTFNVENRVGGDPGLSPAGERFREALAAHVGGLEASRKDMRVWTSTLRRTRETASAIGLPTEEWRSLDEIDAGACDGMTYDEIRDQLPKEHAARRENKLTYRYPRGESYVDVIRRLEPVILELERERRPVLVVAHQAVLRGLYAYLMDRPPKEVPYLPVPLHTVIRLTPITYGCEEERFTLAPASP; encoded by the coding sequence GTGAGCCTCCTCGACGGACGCCGCGACCCGGCGCGCCTCGCCCTCGTCATGGTCGGCCTGCCCGCCCGTGGCAAGACCCACATGGCGCGCCGCCTCGCCCGCTACCTGCGCTGGCTCGGCGTGAGCACCCGCGTGTTCAACGTCGGGAACTACCGCCGCGAGCGGCTCGGCAGCCACCAGAGCCACGACTTCTTCGACCCGGACAACCCGGAGGGGCGCGAGGCCCGGCGCGAGATGGCGATGGCGGCGCTCGAGGACATGCTCGCCTGGTTCGCCTCGGGTGGGGAGGTCGGGCTCTACGACGCGACCAACACGACCGCGGGCCGGCGGCGCCTGGTCGCGGAGCGGCTGCGGGCGCACGGGCTGGACGTCGTCTTCGTGGAGTCGGTCTGTGAGGACGAGGCGGTCATCGCCTCGAACATCCGGCAGACCAAGCTCCGCATGCCGGACTACGCGGGCGTCAGCGAGGACGAGGCGGTCGCCGACTTCCGCGCCCGCATCGCGCACTACGAGCGAGTCTACGAGCCGGTCGACGAGTCCGAGGGGAGCTACGTCCGGGTCGTCGACGTGGGACGGAAGGTGGTCGCGCACCGTGTGCAGGGTTACCTGCCGTCCCGGCTCGTGCACTTCCTGATGAACCTCCACGTGGCCCCCCGCTCCATCTGGTTGACGCGGCATGGGGAGAGCACCTTCAACGTCGAGAACCGCGTCGGCGGCGATCCGGGGCTGAGCCCGGCGGGCGAGCGCTTCCGGGAGGCGCTGGCGGCGCACGTGGGCGGGCTCGAGGCCTCCCGCAAGGACATGCGCGTCTGGACCTCCACGCTGCGGCGCACACGGGAGACCGCGTCGGCGATCGGCCTGCCCACCGAGGAGTGGCGATCGCTGGACGAGATCGACGCGGGGGCCTGCGACGGGATGACCTACGACGAGATCCGCGATCAGCTGCCGAAGGAGCACGCCGCGCGCCGCGAGAACAAGCTGACCTACCGATACCCCCGCGGTGAGTCGTACGTGGACGTCATCCGCCGCCTCGAGCCGGTGATCCTCGAGCTGGAGCGAGAGCGCCGGCCCGTGCTGGTCGTGGCCCACCAGGCCGTGCTCCGCGGGCTCTACGCCTACCTCATGGATCGGCCGCCGAAGGAGGTGCCGTACCTGCCCGTGCCGCTCCACACGGTGATCCGTCTGACCCCGATCACCTACGGCTGCGAAGAGGAGCGGTTCACCCTCGCGCCCGCCTCCCCTTGA
- a CDS encoding penicillin-binding protein activator, with protein sequence MSTRPSNAPVRRTLRRAGIFVAVVALVTLTGCPRGSGQDDFGTLPSITTTDPEAEADLREAREAAEAGRVAEAERGYRAFLEAHPSDPLVPVARLGLGRVLLANGDIERAIALFAQVATSEDERVAEAGRFHQGVSLHLAQRHAEALALLEPLVGRTTDPDESVLLLRTLAAAAQREGRTVLALEALDRLGEAQEIDAADRESAVEDLRRVVSESDADAIAEAYDALPRDGSAWPEVAMRAIRLAFDAGDMARVSAIVAELRQRQIPMSEELAELAVRAERTERADPRVIGAIVPLTGRGREVGQRTVRGLMLASGSPTQGPPAPDAPQLVLRDDGGDPERAARAVEDLVSEHRAIAIIGPLEGAAARAAAQRAQELGVPILTLVPDPRVTEPGAMAFRMFTSPQGEVTALVAAARRRGATRFAIMQPEHAYGRAMAEAYATAVRAAGGELVATETYPADATAFGEVVGRLAERRFDALFVPDAARQLSLIAPALAAAGLWSAPAGQAAPRGGRAITLLAPSVAVDERAARGASRYLQGALFATSFHAATARGAGRAFVDAFTARFEQAPDAYAAQGYDAFQMIRAAVQAGQTTRSGVAQWLSTHGRRETAGASGGLTPARGPARPARVLELSGESFVEAGVAGAS encoded by the coding sequence ATGAGCACCCGTCCGTCGAACGCTCCCGTCCGTCGAACGCTGCGCCGCGCCGGGATCTTCGTGGCCGTCGTCGCTTTGGTCACCCTGACCGGGTGCCCGCGCGGGAGCGGTCAGGACGACTTCGGCACCCTGCCCTCCATCACCACGACCGACCCGGAGGCGGAGGCCGATCTTCGAGAGGCGCGCGAGGCGGCGGAGGCCGGTCGCGTGGCCGAGGCGGAGCGCGGGTACCGCGCCTTCCTGGAGGCGCACCCGAGCGACCCGCTCGTGCCCGTGGCGCGCCTCGGCCTCGGCCGCGTGCTCCTCGCGAACGGCGACATCGAGCGCGCGATCGCGCTGTTCGCGCAGGTCGCGACGTCCGAGGACGAGCGCGTGGCGGAGGCGGGGCGCTTCCACCAGGGCGTGTCCCTCCACCTCGCGCAGCGGCACGCCGAGGCGCTCGCGCTGCTCGAGCCGCTCGTGGGGCGCACCACCGACCCCGACGAGTCGGTGCTGCTCCTCCGGACGCTGGCCGCGGCCGCGCAGCGCGAGGGGCGCACCGTGCTCGCCCTCGAGGCGCTCGACCGCCTGGGCGAGGCGCAGGAGATCGACGCGGCCGACCGCGAGTCCGCGGTCGAGGATCTTCGCCGGGTGGTGAGCGAGAGCGACGCGGACGCGATCGCGGAGGCGTACGACGCCCTGCCGCGCGACGGCTCCGCCTGGCCGGAGGTGGCCATGCGCGCCATCCGGCTCGCCTTCGACGCGGGCGACATGGCGCGGGTCTCGGCCATCGTGGCGGAGCTGCGGCAGCGCCAGATCCCGATGAGCGAGGAGCTGGCGGAGCTGGCGGTGCGCGCCGAGCGGACCGAGCGCGCGGACCCGAGGGTGATCGGCGCCATCGTGCCGCTCACCGGCCGAGGGCGCGAGGTGGGGCAGCGCACCGTGCGTGGCCTCATGCTCGCCTCCGGCTCTCCGACGCAGGGGCCGCCCGCTCCCGACGCGCCGCAGCTCGTGTTGCGCGACGACGGCGGTGATCCGGAGCGGGCCGCGCGCGCCGTCGAGGACCTCGTGTCGGAGCACCGCGCGATCGCGATCATCGGCCCGCTCGAGGGCGCCGCGGCGCGGGCGGCCGCGCAGCGAGCCCAGGAGCTCGGCGTGCCGATCCTCACCCTGGTCCCGGACCCGCGCGTGACCGAGCCCGGCGCGATGGCGTTCCGCATGTTCACCTCCCCGCAGGGCGAGGTGACGGCGCTCGTCGCCGCCGCGCGCCGCCGAGGCGCCACTCGATTCGCGATCATGCAGCCCGAGCACGCCTATGGTCGCGCGATGGCCGAGGCCTACGCGACCGCGGTGCGCGCGGCGGGCGGCGAGCTGGTGGCGACGGAGACCTACCCCGCCGACGCGACCGCGTTCGGCGAGGTGGTGGGTCGGCTGGCCGAGCGCCGGTTCGACGCGCTGTTCGTCCCCGACGCCGCGCGGCAGCTGTCGCTGATCGCGCCCGCCCTCGCGGCGGCGGGCCTCTGGAGCGCGCCCGCCGGCCAGGCCGCGCCACGCGGAGGTCGGGCGATCACGCTGCTGGCGCCCTCGGTCGCCGTCGACGAGCGCGCCGCGCGCGGCGCCTCCCGCTACCTGCAGGGCGCGCTCTTCGCCACCTCGTTCCACGCGGCCACCGCGCGCGGCGCGGGACGCGCGTTCGTCGACGCCTTCACCGCGCGCTTCGAGCAGGCGCCAGACGCGTACGCCGCCCAGGGCTACGACGCCTTCCAGATGATCCGCGCGGCCGTCCAGGCCGGGCAGACGACGCGCTCGGGCGTGGCCCAGTGGCTGAGCACCCACGGCCGGCGCGAGACGGCCGGCGCGAGCGGCGGGCTGACCCCGGCGCGCGGCCCCGCGCGCCCGGCGCGGGTGCTCGAGCTGTCGGGCGAGAGCTTCGTCGAGGCCGGGGTCGCTGGCGCGAGCTGA
- a CDS encoding serine/threonine-protein kinase, with amino-acid sequence MSRRCPSCGTEYPDDTAFCGHDGSVNIQVQPEGDEKDPRLGEKLGNYIVAAHIADGAMGAVYEARNAETRERVAVKVLHADVEEDEIAVERFKREYETADMFDHPHIVKVIDFGETADGQHYMTMEYLEGVELGEILRNDGAQDPARALRICAQVADALDHAHSFGVIHRDLKPDNIFLVRGEGGDDVRILDFGSVKLQVETGPKLTAFGTTLGSPYYMSPEQAKGLPDVDNRTDVFAVGAILYELSSGKIAFEAPTVAEILMKIVRLMPDPLTKVAPQVPPALEQVVVKAIAKKKEERYSTPQELVDDAFAAYGIEGGSAAWAERPQAELSQALATASPKAAAAPAAAAPAAPPTAAAEPAGSPPAAAAPAPTTAAPIAPEAVPGLSSSPLPANKLLLLAAVAGVGLLLLGGLALVIAILL; translated from the coding sequence GTGAGCCGACGTTGTCCGTCCTGCGGGACCGAGTACCCGGACGACACCGCGTTCTGCGGTCACGACGGGAGCGTCAACATCCAGGTGCAGCCGGAGGGTGACGAGAAGGACCCGCGCCTCGGCGAGAAGCTCGGGAACTACATCGTCGCCGCCCACATCGCCGACGGCGCGATGGGCGCCGTGTACGAGGCGCGCAACGCGGAGACGCGCGAGCGGGTCGCCGTGAAGGTGCTCCACGCGGACGTCGAGGAGGACGAGATCGCGGTCGAGCGCTTCAAGCGCGAGTACGAGACCGCGGACATGTTCGACCACCCACACATCGTGAAGGTGATCGACTTCGGCGAGACCGCGGACGGCCAGCACTACATGACGATGGAGTATCTCGAGGGCGTGGAGCTCGGCGAGATCCTCCGCAACGACGGCGCTCAGGATCCCGCGCGCGCGCTGCGGATCTGCGCCCAGGTCGCCGACGCGCTCGACCACGCGCACTCCTTCGGCGTCATCCACCGCGACCTGAAGCCGGACAACATCTTCCTGGTCCGCGGCGAGGGCGGCGACGACGTGCGCATCCTCGACTTCGGCTCGGTGAAGCTGCAGGTCGAGACCGGCCCGAAGCTCACCGCCTTCGGGACCACGCTCGGCTCGCCGTACTACATGTCGCCGGAGCAGGCGAAGGGGTTGCCCGACGTCGACAACCGCACGGACGTCTTCGCGGTCGGCGCGATCCTCTACGAGCTCTCGAGCGGCAAGATCGCCTTCGAGGCGCCGACGGTGGCCGAGATCCTGATGAAGATCGTCCGGCTCATGCCCGATCCGCTCACGAAGGTCGCGCCCCAGGTGCCCCCGGCGCTCGAGCAGGTCGTGGTCAAGGCGATCGCGAAGAAGAAGGAAGAGCGCTACTCGACCCCGCAGGAGCTCGTCGACGACGCGTTCGCCGCGTACGGGATCGAGGGCGGCTCCGCGGCGTGGGCCGAGCGGCCGCAGGCCGAGCTCTCGCAGGCGCTCGCGACGGCGTCCCCCAAGGCCGCCGCCGCCCCCGCTGCCGCCGCGCCTGCCGCGCCGCCCACGGCCGCGGCTGAGCCCGCGGGCAGCCCCCCCGCGGCGGCCGCGCCGGCGCCGACGACCGCCGCGCCCATCGCCCCCGAGGCGGTGCCCGGGCTGAGCTCGAGCCCGCTCCCGGCGAACAAGCTGCTGCTCCTCGCCGCGGTCGCGGGCGTCGGCCTGCTCCTGCTCGGCGGGCTCGCGCTCGTCATCGCGATCTTGCTCTGA
- a CDS encoding TIGR00366 family protein has product MLRQLGHRFERFFHATTPDPFVLAVGLTLVVFGLAALTTGTSPLDVVRAWQGDAGFWSLLAFSMQMVLILVTGHALAATRPVRAGITWLARLPRTGAQAAALVAAVSIACALLNWGLGLIVGALLARDVGRACRARGIEAHYPLLVASGYAGLMCWHGGFSGTAPLKMTTAPDVERFLGAELAATVEPVPFTDTVLGVENLLVSGGLLVLIPTLCFLLAPKEGVSPIDAYVPAEEEAPEPERAATTVPERIERSPWAMLLIAIPLAAAVVVWFVDVGIGALDPNAINLLFLTLGLLLHGSLARYAAAIGEATKGAAGIVLQFPFYAGIMGVMRSTGLAREVAGWLASHASAETYGVVTFLSAGLVNLFVPSGGGQWAVQGPIAVEAARELGLPLEQVIMAVAYGDQWTNMLQPFWALPLLAITGIKARDILGYTALFLLVGGVWMAGCLLFWAW; this is encoded by the coding sequence ATGCTGCGCCAGCTCGGTCATCGCTTCGAGCGCTTCTTCCACGCCACCACGCCAGACCCGTTCGTGCTCGCGGTGGGGCTGACCCTGGTGGTCTTCGGGCTCGCGGCGCTCACCACCGGGACGTCCCCCCTCGACGTGGTCCGCGCCTGGCAAGGCGACGCCGGCTTCTGGAGCCTGCTGGCCTTCTCGATGCAGATGGTGCTGATCCTGGTGACCGGGCACGCGCTCGCCGCGACCCGCCCCGTGCGGGCCGGGATCACCTGGCTCGCCCGCCTCCCCCGGACCGGCGCGCAGGCCGCCGCGCTGGTCGCCGCCGTCTCGATCGCGTGCGCGCTGTTGAACTGGGGTCTGGGACTGATCGTGGGCGCGCTCCTCGCGCGCGACGTGGGTCGCGCGTGCCGCGCGCGCGGGATCGAGGCGCACTACCCGCTCCTGGTCGCCTCCGGCTACGCCGGGCTGATGTGCTGGCACGGCGGCTTCTCGGGCACGGCCCCGCTCAAGATGACGACGGCGCCCGACGTGGAGCGCTTCCTCGGCGCGGAGCTCGCCGCGACCGTCGAGCCGGTCCCGTTCACCGACACGGTGCTGGGCGTCGAGAACCTCCTGGTCAGCGGCGGGCTGCTCGTGTTGATCCCGACCCTCTGCTTCCTGCTCGCCCCGAAGGAGGGCGTGTCGCCGATCGACGCGTACGTCCCCGCCGAAGAGGAGGCCCCCGAGCCCGAGCGGGCCGCGACGACGGTCCCGGAGCGCATCGAGCGGAGCCCGTGGGCCATGCTGCTGATCGCGATCCCGCTCGCGGCCGCGGTGGTGGTCTGGTTCGTCGACGTCGGCATCGGCGCGCTCGATCCGAACGCGATCAACCTGCTCTTCCTCACGCTCGGCCTGCTGCTCCACGGCTCGCTCGCGCGCTACGCGGCGGCGATCGGCGAGGCCACGAAGGGCGCGGCGGGCATCGTGCTCCAGTTCCCCTTCTACGCCGGCATCATGGGCGTCATGCGCAGCACGGGGCTCGCGCGCGAGGTGGCCGGCTGGCTCGCGAGCCACGCGAGCGCCGAGACCTATGGCGTGGTGACCTTCCTCTCCGCGGGTCTCGTGAACCTCTTCGTCCCGAGCGGCGGCGGACAGTGGGCGGTCCAGGGGCCGATCGCGGTCGAGGCGGCGCGGGAGCTCGGCCTGCCCCTCGAGCAGGTCATCATGGCCGTCGCCTACGGCGATCAGTGGACGAACATGCTGCAGCCGTTCTGGGCGCTGCCCCTCCTCGCGATCACGGGCATCAAGGCCCGCGACATCCTGGGCTACACCGCG